The Dendrosporobacter quercicolus genome includes a window with the following:
- a CDS encoding ABC transporter ATP-binding protein, which translates to MQTKHWLRTVFSFAAECRWKMTTAVLCAIFSVAGGLLPYIGVYQIILLFLDGRPTVAAIWLWVAVCLAGHVIKLLFYALSTLLAHYSAYSILENMRLRIADKLLKAPLGTVLNQPAGKLKNIIIDRVESIEVPLAHMIPEGISNLLLPLAVFAYLMMIDWRMALAAMLTVPIAAAAYAVMLRRFNRRYADYMAASNQVNSVIVEYIEGIEVIKAFNQSAASYEKFEQAVESFKKYTLNWFRSTWKPMNFGGSVLPSTLLGTLPAGMILYLNGSLSPGDLTMCLILSLGIVGPLTSFTVLVNDAKAIEHAVKDADVLLKLAELPEADKPVQLNGFDIELAHVNFSYNRVGSSPADTTENVLHNINVKLPQGSFTALVGPSGGGKSTVARLIARFWDAGGGQITIDGMPIQQLPPTQLANTISFVTQDNFLFNCSLRDNIRMGNPRASDEDVLAAARAACCDEFISRLEKGYDTAAGEAGKKLSGGEKQRIAIARAMLKNAPVVILDEATAFTDPESEAKLQTAIAALTKGKTLLVIAHRLSTIKHADQIIVMEKGRIAATGKHAELLASCKLYQAMWTAHIGAKRWAANQTEPVTSEVKHCV; encoded by the coding sequence GTGCAAACAAAGCATTGGTTGAGAACGGTTTTTTCTTTTGCCGCGGAGTGCCGCTGGAAGATGACGACTGCGGTACTGTGCGCCATCTTCAGCGTCGCCGGCGGGTTGCTGCCTTATATCGGCGTATATCAGATCATCCTTTTGTTCCTTGACGGTCGCCCCACGGTTGCCGCTATTTGGCTCTGGGTGGCCGTCTGCCTTGCCGGCCATGTTATTAAACTTCTGTTTTATGCCCTGTCAACGCTGTTGGCTCATTATTCCGCTTACAGCATCCTGGAAAACATGCGCTTGCGGATTGCCGACAAACTGCTGAAGGCTCCCCTCGGCACGGTGCTGAACCAGCCGGCCGGTAAACTGAAAAATATTATTATCGACCGGGTGGAAAGCATTGAAGTCCCGCTGGCCCATATGATTCCCGAAGGCATCTCCAATCTGCTGCTGCCGCTGGCCGTGTTTGCCTATCTTATGATGATTGACTGGCGTATGGCTTTGGCGGCCATGCTCACCGTCCCAATCGCCGCTGCGGCCTATGCAGTCATGCTGAGAAGGTTCAACCGCCGGTACGCCGATTATATGGCGGCGAGCAATCAGGTAAACAGCGTCATTGTCGAATACATTGAAGGAATTGAAGTCATTAAGGCGTTTAACCAGTCCGCCGCCTCTTATGAGAAGTTCGAACAGGCGGTAGAATCGTTTAAAAAGTATACCCTCAACTGGTTCCGCAGCACCTGGAAGCCCATGAACTTTGGCGGTTCGGTCCTTCCTTCCACCCTGCTGGGGACGCTGCCGGCCGGCATGATTCTGTACCTTAACGGCTCACTAAGCCCGGGAGACCTTACCATGTGCTTGATCTTATCTCTGGGCATCGTCGGTCCATTGACCAGCTTTACGGTGCTTGTCAATGACGCCAAAGCGATAGAACACGCAGTGAAGGATGCCGACGTACTGCTCAAGCTGGCGGAACTCCCAGAAGCAGACAAGCCGGTGCAACTGAACGGATTCGATATTGAACTGGCTCATGTAAATTTTTCCTACAACAGGGTTGGATCTTCCCCGGCCGACACGACAGAAAACGTGCTGCACAACATCAATGTAAAGCTCCCCCAGGGCAGCTTTACGGCACTGGTTGGCCCCTCCGGAGGGGGCAAATCAACAGTGGCGCGGCTGATTGCCCGGTTTTGGGATGCCGGCGGCGGCCAAATCACCATTGACGGAATGCCAATTCAGCAGTTGCCGCCGACCCAGCTTGCCAATACTATCAGTTTTGTAACGCAGGATAATTTCCTGTTCAATTGTTCGCTGCGGGACAATATTCGCATGGGAAATCCCCGGGCTTCCGACGAAGATGTGCTGGCGGCGGCGCGAGCGGCCTGTTGTGATGAGTTCATCAGCCGGCTGGAAAAAGGGTATGATACCGCTGCCGGGGAAGCGGGAAAAAAACTATCGGGCGGCGAAAAACAGCGCATCGCCATTGCCAGGGCGATGCTGAAAAATGCGCCAGTCGTCATCCTGGATGAAGCCACCGCCTTTACCGATCCGGAAAGCGAAGCCAAGCTGCAAACAGCCATTGCCGCGCTCACCAAAGGTAAAACTTTGCTGGTCATAGCCCACAGACTTTCCACCATCAAACATGCCGACCAGATCATCGTCATGGAAAAAGGCCGCATTGCCGCTACCGGCAAGCATGCTGAGCTGCTTGCGAGCTGCAAGCTGTATCAAGCGATGTGGACAGCCCATATCGGCGCCAAACGCTGGGCGGCCAACCAGACCGAACCGGTGACTAGCGAGGTGAAGCATTGTGTATAA
- a CDS encoding helix-turn-helix domain-containing protein, which translates to MEVSRKEKNSYGKNITVVKQNEACTVYQMKDGSGEGTMTCYQVFPGIDLIYNDFHMPGCFSEFQPKVNMLGIDHCREGRIEWEFQNGSYLYLAQGDLQISSKDNHTAGFGFPLSHYHGITVAIYIDEALPALAAVSEGFPVDITTLREKFCTGKRPFIMRAQDSIQHIFSELYTVPEQIKKTYFKIKVLELLLFLSTVEAPSDSGDERRYFPRSQVNAVKAVMNYICENLDRRFTLKELSDRFCLPLTTLKLCFKGVYGCSVQAYLRSYRMQAAALMLRQSKDSIAVIAGKVGYDNASKFAAAFKLVTGRSPQEYRKSVV; encoded by the coding sequence ATGGAAGTCTCACGGAAAGAAAAAAACAGTTACGGTAAGAACATCACGGTGGTCAAGCAAAATGAAGCATGTACCGTATATCAAATGAAAGACGGATCCGGCGAGGGTACTATGACCTGCTACCAGGTGTTTCCCGGCATTGATCTGATCTATAATGATTTTCATATGCCCGGCTGTTTTTCCGAATTTCAGCCGAAAGTAAACATGCTGGGTATTGATCACTGCCGGGAGGGGCGCATTGAGTGGGAATTTCAGAACGGCTCCTATCTGTATTTAGCCCAAGGCGACCTGCAGATTAGTTCAAAAGACAACCATACGGCCGGCTTCGGCTTTCCTCTCAGCCATTATCATGGAATTACAGTGGCAATCTATATTGACGAAGCATTACCAGCGCTAGCCGCTGTTTCTGAAGGGTTTCCGGTTGATATAACTACCTTGCGCGAAAAATTCTGCACCGGTAAACGACCCTTTATTATGCGCGCGCAAGACTCCATTCAGCATATTTTCTCCGAGCTTTACACTGTGCCTGAGCAAATCAAAAAAACCTACTTTAAAATCAAGGTGCTGGAACTGCTGCTGTTTTTGAGCACTGTTGAAGCGCCCTCCGACAGCGGCGATGAGCGCCGCTATTTCCCCCGGAGTCAGGTAAACGCCGTAAAGGCGGTCATGAATTACATCTGTGAAAATCTTGACCGCCGCTTTACGCTTAAGGAACTGTCAGATCGCTTCTGTCTTCCCCTCACTACGCTAAAGCTTTGTTTTAAAGGCGTTTACGGCTGTTCCGTTCAAGCCTACCTGCGCTCCTACCGGATGCAGGCGGCGGCGCTGATGTTGCGCCAGAGCAAGGACAGCATTGCTGTAATCGCCGGCAAAGTCGGTTACGACAATGCTAGTAAATTTGCTGCCGCCTTTAAATTGGTGACCGGACGGTCACCCCAGGAATACCGGAAATCTGTTGTCTGA
- a CDS encoding CitMHS family transporter: MVTFMAYALIAVFMILIMKKKLTPFVALAVVPVLFGIIGALLGLWSPDIGKFALEGLKTTSVTAIMLLFAVLFFTTMIDAGLFDPLSNAMIRFAKGDPLKVMVATVLLSAGVSLNGDGTSTMIIVCSAMVPIYKKLNMKMLDLAVLTILSHSVLNLLPWGGPTARAIVALGLNEAEVLRGLVPIMIAAELYMLGVAVYMGLKERKRLGITQFDDAQLNAMMTITDPAVQSLRRPKMLWINLVIVIVAIVLLVEGSIKSAIVFLLGTTLALLVNYPDVKEQRARIEANAPDALQVSLVIISAGIFMGILNGTGMSNAISDSMAAIIPESLGKYWGLLTAVIASPGTVFLSNDAFYYGVLPVLAKAGFNYGFTPLQLGFASLYGQAFHLLSPLVPFIYVLLRLTDVDMWQWQKKSAIYATGIFIIYVVVGSMIGLCPVFVS; this comes from the coding sequence ATGGTAACTTTCATGGCATACGCATTAATCGCGGTATTCATGATTTTGATTATGAAGAAAAAACTGACTCCCTTTGTTGCACTTGCTGTCGTACCGGTCTTGTTTGGCATTATCGGCGCTTTACTGGGCCTATGGTCTCCTGATATTGGCAAATTTGCCCTGGAAGGTTTAAAAACCACTTCCGTTACCGCAATCATGCTGTTATTTGCCGTCCTGTTCTTCACAACAATGATTGACGCCGGTTTATTCGATCCCCTTTCCAATGCGATGATCCGCTTTGCCAAAGGCGACCCGTTAAAAGTAATGGTAGCGACAGTGCTGCTGTCAGCAGGCGTATCCCTGAACGGCGACGGTACGTCCACCATGATTATTGTCTGCTCGGCCATGGTGCCGATTTATAAAAAACTCAATATGAAAATGCTTGATCTGGCTGTTTTGACCATTCTTTCCCATTCGGTCCTGAATTTGCTGCCGTGGGGAGGCCCCACGGCCCGGGCGATTGTGGCGTTAGGCCTGAATGAAGCTGAAGTTCTGCGCGGCCTTGTGCCGATCATGATTGCCGCTGAACTGTACATGCTTGGCGTAGCTGTGTATATGGGACTGAAAGAAAGAAAACGCTTAGGCATTACGCAGTTTGACGATGCACAGCTTAATGCTATGATGACAATTACGGACCCCGCTGTGCAAAGCCTTCGCCGCCCTAAGATGCTGTGGATAAATCTCGTGATTGTCATCGTGGCCATTGTGTTGTTGGTTGAGGGCTCAATAAAGTCCGCCATTGTCTTTCTCCTCGGCACTACCCTGGCCTTATTGGTCAATTATCCGGATGTTAAAGAACAGCGGGCCAGAATTGAAGCCAATGCCCCTGATGCGCTGCAGGTCAGCCTGGTGATTATCAGCGCCGGCATCTTCATGGGCATTCTCAACGGCACCGGCATGTCCAACGCCATTTCAGACAGTATGGCGGCAATCATTCCTGAGAGCCTGGGTAAATACTGGGGCTTGCTGACCGCGGTCATTGCCAGTCCGGGAACGGTATTTTTAAGCAATGACGCTTTTTATTACGGCGTTTTGCCCGTTTTAGCCAAAGCCGGGTTCAATTATGGCTTTACACCGCTGCAGTTGGGATTTGCCTCGCTTTACGGGCAGGCCTTTCATCTGCTGAGCCCACTTGTTCCCTTTATTTATGTCTTGCTGCGGCTGACCGATGTTGACATGTGGCAGTGGCAAAAGAAGAGCGCGATTTACGCCACAGGCATCTTCATTATTTATGTAGTGGTTGGCAGCATGATCGGGCTGTGTCCGGTGTTTGTTTCCTGA